The DNA window CTTGTCTAATTGGAGCAACCATCACAAAGTTGGAGTTGCAGACTTAGAAGGAGTTGACTTTGTGCAGAAGGTAGAGGCACTGATTGACTCGGGGGGACACTGAGACTTCTCTGAGAACCCGAGGTGGGGGTGGGGTATGTGCAGAAAGAGGGCTCCCCACTCTCTCCAGAGTGTTCAACAgttcccctcctccagcctctggctGAGCTCCCGCCCCTCCCCCTCCACTGCCACGATCACCTCTGTCGGGCTGGGAAGAGGGCTTTCTAGATGCTCTAAGGCATTTCATAGGTCCTGCAGGCTCGGGATGTGTCTAGGCACCCCACCTCCAGACTCCATCTCTCACTTCTCTCTGGATTCTGGGGTCTCCCGGGCTCGGCCTGGGTGCCCAAAGTGGCAATATGGGCCTCTGTGGGATGGAGAGGCGCGCCGGGGCCTGACCTGAATGACGCGCATGTTGAGGCCGGTCTCCTGAGCCAGCTGCTCGCGGATGTGGCGGGTGGGCTTGGGTGTAGCAGCGAAGGCGGCCTTCAGCGTCTCCAGCTGCTTGGCTTTGATGGTGGTGCGTGGTCCCCGCCGCTTGGCGCCCAGGTTCTGGTCGTCATTTTCGTTGCTACCCCCTTCCTTGTCTGACACGTTGGCGCTCTCCGAGTCCTTGGCGTCGTCCTGCGACGGGTCTTGGGAATCCGGAGACAAACTGGGGTCACTGCCCGTGGTGGCTGAGAAGAGGGAAGGGACAGATGAGCCGGGGCCTTGCTCCCCCAGGACCCGCTTGCACCTAGCCAGCCGGGAATTGGGGCCTCACCCGAGTGAAGGCTGTTCTCTTTGGCAACACTGCTGTTACTTAGGTAATCCTCTTTGCAGACGAACTTATTCTCGTCGATGATGTAGAGCTCCTCGCCAGTGGAGAGCTGCTTATTACACATCATGCAGGTGAAGCAGTTCAGGTGAAACACTTTGCTCCGCGCTCTCCGCACCAGGTCGCTAGGGGAGATGCCCTGCGCGCAGCCTGCGCATTTGGTACCGAAACACCtgcgggggtggggcgggggcgggggcggggatgGGTCAGCCAGGGGCAGCGGGGAGACAGGCGGGGAGAAAGATGACAGCGAGAGAGGGGGAAGATGTAAAAAGTGGAGGAAGTAGGAGAGGAGAAATGGAGCGGAGAAATAAGggaagagagagataaagagaggcAGAATTCCGGTTAAGCAGGTgaggaggcagcaggagagacagcACGGCACCAGGGAAGAGTCAGGGAAGAGATACACGCGGTTAGAGCCAGGGGCCCAAGCTGCCCCCAAGCCCCAGCCTCACTCCCAGCGTTATCCCAGAGGAAAGATGCATCGTCTAAAGAAGGTGGCAAGGCAGTGGcctgtgggggggtgggggggaacaGGGGACACTTATTTTCCTATTAGATTCAGAAAAGTCGAATTATAGTTAGAGCTTTATATAAACGTGCGCGGAGCGCTGCTTTTCTCTCCTTCACCGCAAAAGGATCCGCACACAGGCGTGGGGTTGGCGAGGTCTAGTTCCGCTGTTGGTAAACAAACATAGCCGCGGACAGACCCCCGTAGCCACAGCGGGGCCGCCGCCACGCTCTTGCCTGAAGCGGGGCAGGATGGCAAAAGCGGGAGCCGCGGGAGCTGACTCTGGGCTACCTGCCGCGGGTTGTGGAGGCCAGGCCTCAGGGACCCACTGGCAGCGGGTACGAGTACGGTTTGCCACCCTCCCGCTATGATCCAGTCATTGCAGAGGAAAACCGAGCAGCCCGCGGAGGGTCAGAGGCTCAGCCCGCGCGTTCTCCCGAAATACCAGCGAACACGGAGCTTTGCTTCATGATTCCACGAAACCCAACCGCAGCCTGGAGCGGCACTGGGGACAGCGCGTCTTGGCCCTCTGAGTGGCTTTGAAtccctcttcctccctgctcCCTGGTTTGAACTATGACCACAAACTTAGAAAACCAGAGACCAAGTCAGCCGAGTAAATTGCGAGATTTCACATCCGTAGGGTAGAATTACAATTCGCATTTGCGCCCGTTCTTCTCTGTTgacttgtgtgtttgtgtggatcGAGTGGCAAAATTGTGAGTGTaagataatataattaaaatgctaAACGGATAAGGGGAGTAGGGAGAAGTCTCCCCACCAGCAAGCTGGGGGTCTCGGCTTTCCCCCAGGTTTCAGCAAGGAGGTTGCTGGCTGTGGCTGGCAGTTTCCTACGAGGACTGCTTAGCGGAGCCCGTGGGAGTCGGAGTCGCCTGGGGCTGAAGCCGAACCACCAGACAACTTCGGCAGCCAGGAGAGCAGGGAAAAACTCCGGGCACTTCGCAGGCTACAGTGAGGCAGTTTGGCCAGGTCTGCACTCGGAGGCCTGTCCGGGTTTGGGGAAGACCCCCGGGAGTGCAGGATCGGCCTTAAGGCCAAGTTCTTTCTTACCGCTGACAGGGCAGGTGGCCCAGACACTCTACGCAAAAGGCTCGGAGCTTCCCGCCAAGACCGCTTGGGGTCGGAAAAGGTAGTGACTGGGAGGGAGCCTGGGCTCAGCCTGGAAGGCAAACAACCCCGAAGGCCTGGAGAATGCAGTTGCTGCAGAGCTTGGCTCCGGGAAAGACAGCAGTCCGGACTACGACGCCCGAGGCTGCCCTGTCTCTTCCAAGCTTGAAGGGGCTTCTGGGCAGAGTCAGGCTCAGACCCTTTCTTCCCAGGCACGTGCAGCCAAACCCAGACCCATAGTTTCCAGGATGCAAGCAGGGCCGCGTCCCGAGCTCCCAGCGCGCCAGCTGGCGGAGAGGCTGGCGCCCGCGGGACTTGGCTGCCCTCTCTAGAAGCAGTTCCTAACTGGGCTGCGAGGCCACGCTAACCTCTGATCCGAAGCTGGCCGGGAAGGGCCCGCGGGGAGGCAGCAGCAGAGGCGTGGGAGGAAAGTACTCACCGGAAGAAGTCGTTCTTGCAGTAGAGTTTGCCTTCCCTGGAGAAGCACTTCTCGGTCAGGTTGCATTTACATTCACAACACTGGACGCACTTGACGTGCCAGGCCCTGTCCAGCACGTTCAAGAGAAAGCGGTCCAGGATGGGCCTTTTGCAGCCGGCACAGTGAACCATGGTCTTTGGTTTGGTCTGATGAGGCCCAGAAAGAGCGGGGCAAAGTAGAGTCCAGGGCTCCTGAAGACAACCGGCACGAACTCCCCAGTCTCTCCAAAAAGAGGACACACACTCGGCCGTGCAAGCCAAAACCCGCACCAGGAAATCAAAGTAGGGTGGAGAAAACGAGGCTGATCGGGGCCTGGGGGCGCTTCAGTGAAGTGTGCAGCCGGGGTGTCCCGGGGGCCTGGGCTATAGCTGCCCCTCCTCAGCTCCAGGGGCGAGGAAAAGAAGTCTCAGGCGGGCGAGAATCCGACCCTTCTGCCCAGAGCCCGCGGAGGAGTGAAGGTCAGCGAGAACGGCGGCGGGAacggaaataaataaataaaaacggaGACGAAGAAGACGACGACGACTCGGCGAGCTCGGGTTGCGAGGAAAGCGCCGCTGAGTTCTCCCGGGCTTGAGGTAGAGCTGTCAGAAGTCAAAGTGCATCTGCTTTTGTCGGGGTATGAGGGCGAGTGTGTGCGTGCCAGGCTGCCCACCACTGGGATTTCccccctctttttaaaaaaaaggaaaggaaagaacaaaaggagCAGAGAAGCTTTGGATCCTAAACTGCCGGCAACGCGCCGCGGGTCCGGACGCGCCGAGCGCCCGCgctgggcctgggggagggggcgAGGGCCGAACGAGGGGGGAGGGAGACAGGGGAGGGTAGGAGGAAGATCTTGGTGTTGATTGCTCTTGTTGCTTAGGTTTCCCCGCTTTTGGAGAAGTGTTTGTGTCAATCGAAAAGAGAGGGACAACTCCGGGCGGAGGCAGCCAGGCGCACTCGCTCCTTCCCTACCGCCCCAGCCCAGTCACCTCGGCCCTTGGCCTGCCTGGCGGCCTCCGTGTCCTCAGGGCGACCCTCCCTGCGCCCGGGCTCCTTCGGGAGGCACTACGGGCTGGCTtctcaccgcgcctggccgtgcATCGTGGCTCCAGTCACAACTCGCGGCCGCCTGGGCGTACAGCCCCGCATCGCTCGGCCCACACGCTCTGGCTGCCTCCGTCTAACCCCACAGTCGCTcgactttctctccttttccttttccccttctttttttcgTTGTGGTGGCAAATCTGGGTTTCCTTTCtagcctccttccttttttttttttttttttttttttttttttttttttttggtttttcttttgcaGCGGGAGGAGTCGGGGAGGAGGGGGACAGCttggagagctttaaaaaaaaaaaaatgtcctggcGCAGCGGCTACAGTAGGCCGGCGGCTGGAACGGCTCGGTGCGGACCGCCGCTGTCGCCGCCCGGGCCGCGGCTCGTTGCTGGCCCTCCCCGGGCGCGTCCCTCAGTCCCTGGTCTCCTGGCCCAGTCGCCGCCCTGGTGCGTCTCTCCCCAGCTCCGGCGGCTCGGTCACTGCTCCTGGCTGTTGGCTGAGCTCTGGAAGCCCCCTCGCCTTAATGCAGCGCCCGCCGACGTCATTGCGGCCTGCGACCAATCAGCGCCTCGCGGTCCCTCTGTAAACCATTCTGCATCCCCCGGCCCGGGAGAGTGCGGGGAGACCGCGTTTAGAGGATCAGTGGCGGCGGCACCCGCGGCCCCGCGCTGCGCGGACGGCGGGCAGCACCGTGCCCGGGCCCCCTCCTGCTCCGGTAAGGCGTGGGTTTCGatgggagggacagagagagagcgGGAATAGGCGCAGGTGGAGGCCAGAGTTCTGCTGCAGAGTGGGGGTAGTCCAAGACCGAGCCTTGTGGAAGGTTGGGGTGCAGCCGGGTCCGGAATCCCAGGCGGCTCCGCTGCACTGCTGGGCTTTGCAATTCAGCGGCTGTTGGCATTGTCCCCCCTTACTTTCTAGACCTGGAAGTTTGTTCCAGGCACAGCGCACATCTTTGGAGGGGGAGGGGGCGCTTAGCAGCAGAATCTCCCTCCTCCCGTCCCTCTTTCTGTGCCCCCTCCCCCAATCCATCCAAAGTCCACAGGGTCCGGGTCCTGGGCCAGCTGAGTGTCTGTCTCCCACTGAGCACTCTCGCAAAGTTGATTCGGGCGGTTTCCTGATGGGGGCGGGGAGACCGGAGGCGCGGCGCCGGCGCGCGGTAAGGAGTGGACCGGGAAGCGCCACGGGTGAGGACTTGCAACCCTGGCGAGAAAGTTGTGAGAAAACTGTGATCCGGAGACACCTTTTACATACAAAAACAAACGACTAGGCGGGAAACCGGGGGCTCCAACGGCGGCTGGGGGTGATGGTCGTGGCgttgggaagagggaaggaggagcggGATGCCAGGACGCCACGAAGAGGCTGCAGTAGATGGGCGTGCAGTGTATGGGCAGCGTGTGCCCGGATTCCAGTCCTCCTCTGTCCAGGCTTCGGCAGACAACAGCAAACCACACCCTCCATAGTTTACTCCTCAGGGAACCCGTAACTCCCTAATCCCTCTCTGGCTAGGAACTCGGGACCGCCGCCCCCAGGGGCGCATTTGCCCAGACGTGGCGGACAGATCCTGGTCTACAGTGCCTTCGCCTGGAAGAGTTACTCTAGTTTTTCGGAGCACTCAAGTCAAACCCTAAATTCCGTTTCGACCACACCTGTTCTGGGTGGGCTTAACCAGGATTTCTCCTGAAGTGGAGTCTGAAGGTGGTTGGGCTGGGCGGTCCCATTTTTGCCCCCATTTTTGTGCTTTGGGGGAAGGAGTGCTAGGAAGGCTCATTTGACCTGAGCATGGAAGACAATGATGGTGGGCGTCCCTCTGGAGCTGGCTGGTATTGTGGAATTGGCCTTTGGACCCCACTCGCGATGCGCAGACCAGGCGGAAGCTGAAACGGGGGAAATGATCGGGGAAGCGCAGTCCCATTGAGCTTGGGCTGGCAGGGAATCCCGCTGTACAGATGGAATACCCTCTTCGGACGAAAGGGGAAGCTGCTACAGCGAATCTGGCTTGCCCTCCGGGGAACCGTGGGGTTTTAGGGCTCTGCCAACGCCCCTTTGCTGACTCCGCCCGCACCGCCCAGCAACCCCGAGGCCCACAGGCAGCCCCCGCCTTGCCGTCCGCGTCACTATGTCATGGAAACCGAAGCCGCGGAGACCCGCAGTGCGACTCGTTGGCGTTCTGCCCTTACCCCTGGGTGCCGGAACCCTAACGCCTTCTCCACACTTTCTTGCACATACACATGTGGGCTCCCGGCTGCCGGCCGGAGGAGCGCAGGGAACTAGTCAGCTCCTGCGCGCCGCCGGCCTCCGCCGGTCTCTCCCAGGCCCCGACGCAGGGCGGGGCAGAGGATGGAGAAGGCGGTTCTGTGACCTAGCGGGCGGGCTCCGCGGGCTCGACTCGGCTTCGCGCTCCTCCTGCGGACCCGGCACTTCCCGGCGGAAGCCTACCGGTACTCGGTAGGATTCTGGCACCCCCGAAAGCGCCAAGAGCCGTGTGGCACCGGGTCCTCACTTCCTCCACCCGGACTCCCAGGCGCCTCCCAGCCTGCTGCGCTGCGTGAGGCCTGCAGGGAGGGGGCCCATCCAGCCCTGctgtcctcaccctcctcccctcccccgcaTCTGTCCCGGTTCTCGCCGCCAGCGCTCTCGACCCAACCGCCCCTTTCTGGAATCTATAGTGGCCCCAGTCCCGGGTGGCTCGCCTCCGCCCCTGCCCCAGCTGGGCTCCTTCTCATGCAAAGCAGAGGGGTCACGGTGGAGTGTGGGGCGGTCAGTGGGACCTACCAGACGACAGCTGGACCCAGCTGCCGGCCCTTCCCCAACGCAAAGCCTGTCACATCCCTCTGGTGGGCAGGAGAAGGTTGCTCCATCCATTTGGGGTGCAGAACCTTGGGACCTAGGTGTAGGGGAAAGAAGGCCCCTCTCCACAGACGGACCAGCGAGGCAGGGGAGTTGAGGGTGAGGACAGGACGGTCTCTCTAGGGCGTCAGGCTCTGTTCTT is part of the Chlorocebus sabaeus isolate Y175 chromosome 16, mChlSab1.0.hap1, whole genome shotgun sequence genome and encodes:
- the LOC119622100 gene encoding uncharacterized protein → MSWRSGYSRPAAGTARCGPPLSPPGPRLVAGPPRARPSVPGLLAQSPPWCVSPQLRRLGHCSWLLAELWKPPRLNAAPADVIAACDQSAPRGPSVNHSASPGPGECGETAFRGSVAAAPAAPRCADGGQHRARAPSCSALHPPERLNLFTVPLALDENVGSSDSSQPWAPLLSLSHQLSIWGLALKGRLLSLLNPDAHQCRFPTHLETWWVLPKLLSVPPPAWLLPCQHFPLKPFSSALGT
- the LHX1 gene encoding LIM/homeobox protein Lhx1, producing the protein MVHCAGCKRPILDRFLLNVLDRAWHVKCVQCCECKCNLTEKCFSREGKLYCKNDFFRCFGTKCAGCAQGISPSDLVRRARSKVFHLNCFTCMMCNKQLSTGEELYIIDENKFVCKEDYLSNSSVAKENSLHSATTGSDPSLSPDSQDPSQDDAKDSESANVSDKEGGSNENDDQNLGAKRRGPRTTIKAKQLETLKAAFAATPKPTRHIREQLAQETGLNMRVIQVWFQNRRSKERRMKQLSALGARRHAFFRSPRRMRPLVDRLEPGELIPNGPFSFYGDYQSEYYGPGGNYDFFPQGPPSSQAQTPVDLPFVPSSGPSGTPLGGLEHPLPGHHPSSEAQRFTDILAHPPGDSPSPEPSLPGPLHSMSAEVFGPSPPFSSLSVNGGASYGNHLSHPPEMNEAAVW